A window from Candidatus Gracilibacteria bacterium encodes these proteins:
- a CDS encoding helix-turn-helix domain-containing protein: MKNSKLQVRLVVEIILQQSQLLQEKLQEFGLSEEEAQVYLTVLELGGSFASTIASQAKIPRVNCYYVLENLRKHGLVTANFKGKVKFFVAEPPQVLVNQMETQYQSAKKLLPELLSITNALAFKPIIRSYEGLEGIKTIFEQTLEAKSEVLGYTNLEALGELLPDYLPTYTEKLVKNHIKVRLLSPSTEQARQFVKRFYPKKYPQELVEILFVNPKEFNFENQISIYENKVAIMSLNPDERMGMHIESAVYARTQRAIFNLAWLGATAFVAQGKSWHPSSPRSPSSTFRSTLFRDGRGRRWFQREPSILRTRASRAVEDFEAPLVGGDDSQNKSEEGAAPFCDRTRALEGGCDNFYHSLRTPKCLRRLEHPARGGPLPPDHAIGNLERVLAHESAGKSPEPYFHCRQKPREKTEKIRHTRNRPTFALLFDHGAFHSPPENSVCGGCSCCAP; the protein is encoded by the coding sequence TTGAAAAATAGTAAATTACAGGTTAGATTAGTTGTAGAAATTATTTTACAACAAAGCCAATTGCTGCAGGAAAAACTCCAAGAATTCGGCCTTTCGGAGGAGGAAGCTCAGGTTTACCTCACGGTTTTGGAGCTTGGGGGTTCTTTTGCAAGCACCATCGCGAGCCAAGCAAAAATCCCGCGCGTAAACTGTTATTATGTCTTGGAAAACCTACGAAAACACGGCCTTGTGACCGCCAATTTTAAGGGCAAAGTGAAGTTTTTTGTAGCGGAGCCCCCCCAAGTCTTGGTGAACCAAATGGAAACGCAGTATCAAAGCGCAAAAAAGCTCCTTCCCGAGCTGCTCTCCATCACCAATGCGCTGGCTTTTAAGCCCATCATCCGCTCGTACGAAGGACTGGAGGGTATCAAGACCATTTTTGAGCAAACGCTCGAGGCAAAATCGGAGGTGTTGGGTTACACCAACCTGGAGGCCCTGGGTGAGCTCCTCCCCGATTATCTCCCCACTTATACGGAGAAACTCGTCAAAAATCACATCAAGGTGCGCTTACTTTCGCCTTCCACAGAGCAGGCACGGCAATTCGTAAAACGCTTCTACCCCAAAAAATATCCGCAGGAATTGGTGGAAATTCTCTTTGTGAATCCAAAAGAATTCAATTTTGAAAACCAAATTTCCATCTACGAAAACAAGGTCGCCATAATGTCCTTAAATCCGGATGAACGGATGGGAATGCACATTGAGTCCGCCGTGTACGCACGCACTCAACGGGCCATTTTTAACCTGGCGTGGCTCGGAGCCACGGCCTTTGTGGCGCAGTGAAAATCCTGGCACCCCTCTAGCCCACGGTCTCCAAGTAGCACTTTTCGCAGTACACTTTTTCGGGACGGTCGGGGGCGTAGGTGGTTTCAAAGGGAGCCGAGCATTTTGCGCACGCGCGCGAGTAGAGCCGTTGAGGATTTTGAAGCGCCACTCGTTTGAGGTGACGACAGTCAAAACAAAAGTGAGGAAGGGGCAGCCCCATTTTGCGATAGAACGCGAGCTCTTGAGGGATGATGCGATAATTTTTACCACAGCCTTCGCACGCCAAAATGTCTGCGGAGACTTGAGCACCCTGCACGGGGCGGGCCGCTTCCTCCGGATCACGCCATTGGTAACCTTGAGCGAGTGCTTGCTCACGAGTCAGCGGGAAAAAGTCCCGAGCCTTACTTTCATTGTAGGCAAAAACCGAGAGAGAAGACGGAAAAAATTCGCCATACTCGGAATCGGCCAACATTTGCGCTTTTATTTGATCACGGAGCTTTTCATAGTCCTCCGGAGAATAGTGTTTGTTGAGGATGCAGTTGCTGTGCCCCTTAA
- a CDS encoding tRNA-binding protein: MANIDDFQKLDIRVGRVLAAEPFPEARKPAYKLTIDFGGEVGTKKSSVQITKHYAREELVGRLVLGVVNFPPRQIGPFVSEVLTLGLPDSDGEVVLTQPERDVPVGGRLF; the protein is encoded by the coding sequence ATGGCAAACATCGACGACTTTCAAAAATTGGACATTCGCGTGGGCCGCGTGCTGGCCGCCGAACCCTTCCCCGAGGCACGCAAGCCTGCCTACAAGCTCACCATCGATTTCGGCGGCGAAGTGGGCACAAAAAAATCTTCCGTCCAAATCACCAAGCACTATGCCCGGGAAGAACTCGTGGGACGACTGGTGCTCGGCGTGGTCAATTTTCCTCCTCGCCAAATCGGCCCCTTTGTTTCCGAAGTGCTCACCCTGGGCCTCCCGGACAGCGATGGCGAAGTGGTCTTGACTCAACCTGAACGGGATGTACCCGTGGGTGGACGATTGTTTTAA
- a CDS encoding NAD(P)-binding domain-containing protein, which yields MTPDTPIAIIGLGHLGSSIAKRLIRNGHKKLVATRRNENELQAPKDLSPHLVLTTDNEMAVKNAAVIILATKEASFEDFAAAIKAGRQGKLLISLGPTFKLNKLDELFGGHNVRLITPVDARNDVICYSTDSFCSDEDEKVLHYIFGECIQKVPEEEMPLATAFVLFRGVLNSFLDPFIRVAAQEGLDAQSSQKIMGEMLISCGEELRDGISSEKRLENASGGFNEKSFTMRLYKELEPAQVLLKDLFEKVCKQFKNLGLRSQKLVRSAENPSSSLMRIKPTTQRLASPCLRYVPKNGNDDASAFGMSAIFIIANAILRDTKLFPTIHRIRCLRFMRKTPGGLTPGIHGVMEGLTIFPDLFSTSFMSYNSWFLASIFFQREVRMLLIQIMLLTTRTAIFFLTPHIVKGFITRQIMSSTARTVSTVTPSTVVNFCTIVFFVNNAFHPPTWGVPRIALKVLFFMTVEIAKTVSCLMA from the coding sequence ATGACACCCGATACCCCTATCGCCATTATTGGACTTGGACATCTTGGCAGCAGTATTGCAAAACGGCTCATTAGAAATGGACACAAGAAACTTGTTGCTACTCGACGAAATGAAAACGAACTCCAAGCACCTAAAGATCTGAGTCCACATTTAGTCCTGACGACCGACAATGAAATGGCCGTGAAAAATGCTGCCGTGATTATATTGGCGACTAAAGAAGCAAGCTTTGAGGACTTTGCAGCTGCCATTAAAGCCGGCCGACAAGGGAAGCTCTTAATCAGTCTTGGTCCGACCTTCAAACTGAACAAGCTCGATGAACTATTTGGTGGGCACAATGTTCGCTTGATCACTCCGGTAGACGCTAGAAATGATGTTATTTGTTACTCAACGGATTCTTTTTGTTCTGATGAAGACGAAAAAGTTCTCCACTATATTTTTGGAGAGTGTATTCAAAAAGTCCCCGAAGAAGAGATGCCTCTCGCAACGGCTTTCGTGCTTTTCAGAGGAGTACTCAATTCATTCCTCGATCCCTTCATTCGGGTTGCCGCTCAAGAGGGACTTGATGCACAAAGCTCACAGAAAATAATGGGGGAAATGCTTATTTCTTGTGGTGAGGAGCTTAGGGATGGAATCTCCTCTGAGAAGCGCCTTGAAAATGCGAGTGGTGGCTTTAATGAAAAGAGCTTCACCATGCGGCTTTACAAAGAGCTGGAGCCAGCTCAAGTGCTTTTAAAAGACCTGTTTGAGAAGGTTTGTAAACAATTTAAGAATCTATGACTCCGATCACAAAAACTTGTACGGTCAGCGGAAAACCCTTCATCATCTCTGATGAGGATCAAGCCTACTACACAAAGATTGGCGTCCCCATGCCTTCGCTATGTCCCAAAGAACGGCAACGACGACGCCTCAGCTTTCGGAATGAGCGCAATCTTTATCATCGCAAATGCGATCTTACGGGACACCAAATTATTTCCAACTATTCACCGGATAAGATGTTTAAGGTTTATGAGAAAGACTCCTGGTGGTCTGACGCCTGGGATCCATTGAGTTATGGAAGGCCTTACGATTTTTCCAGATCTTTTTTCGACCAGTTTCATGAGCTACAACTCGTGGTTCCTCGCATCAATCTTTTTTCAAAGGGAGGTGAGAATGTTGCTTATACAAATCATGCTACTTACAACAAGGACTGCTATCTTCTTTTTAACGCCACACATTGTGAAGGGGTTCATTACTCGACAAATTATGTCCTCAACTGCAAGAACTGTGTCGACTGTTACTCCATCGACCGTTGTGAACTTTTGTACAATAGTGTTTTTTGTGAACAATGCTTTTCATCCACCGACTTGGTGAGTTCCAAGAATTGCTCTGAAAGTGCTTTTCTTTATGACTGTAGAAATTGCCAAAACTGTTTCATGTCTTATGGCCTAA
- a CDS encoding helix-turn-helix domain-containing protein: MLHNLLQTCGLNSMEQKVFLHLFERGEGIASVVAKQLQVKRTTVYAALDALVHFGIVTRKKRGSTSYFNCLPPEMVAKVLEGRAREQFEEVHSATRLLQTHLKELLPKKQDFGAFEISTFESMEAVYQQLSQTLISGDFNAFFNPQIAIPNERLKNLVKDFLQATAQSKANIREILVAGPTTDWYKSQVKNPNHQIKEIAKESSFLSDIILVNDYIILNSYDPKKEVGIKIREKYLHESLLTLFNWMWERI, translated from the coding sequence ATGCTCCACAATCTACTTCAAACCTGCGGTCTCAACTCCATGGAGCAAAAAGTGTTTCTTCACTTGTTTGAACGAGGGGAGGGCATCGCCAGCGTAGTGGCCAAACAACTGCAAGTCAAAAGGACTACCGTGTACGCTGCTTTGGACGCCTTGGTTCATTTTGGGATCGTAACTCGCAAAAAGCGTGGGTCCACCAGTTACTTCAACTGTTTACCTCCAGAAATGGTGGCTAAAGTCTTGGAAGGTCGTGCTCGTGAGCAGTTTGAAGAAGTTCATAGTGCCACGCGCTTGCTTCAAACTCATTTGAAAGAGCTTTTACCCAAGAAACAGGACTTCGGAGCTTTTGAAATTTCTACATTTGAATCCATGGAAGCCGTATATCAGCAACTCTCTCAAACCTTGATCAGTGGGGATTTCAATGCTTTCTTCAACCCTCAAATCGCTATTCCAAATGAGCGCCTCAAAAATCTGGTGAAGGATTTTTTGCAAGCCACCGCCCAAAGCAAGGCCAACATCCGTGAAATTTTAGTCGCCGGCCCCACCACAGATTGGTACAAAAGTCAGGTCAAAAATCCCAATCATCAAATCAAGGAAATTGCGAAGGAAAGCTCTTTTTTGTCGGACATCATTTTGGTGAACGACTACATCATCCTAAACAGCTACGATCCTAAAAAAGAAGTGGGTATCAAGATCCGTGAAAAATACCTACACGAATCTCTCCTCACCCTCTTCAACTGGATGTGGGAGAGGATTTAA
- a CDS encoding zinc-ribbon domain containing protein, which yields METLQKTCTHCQKNFDLDEKDQAFYREMGVPHPTQCPNCREQRRLAWRNERTLYLRKCDLTGEPTLSVFSEDKPYKVYKNEHWYSDKWNAMNYGQDFDFTRPFFEQFNELLRKVPQLALSSTGNQNSDYINQAGWCKDCYLIFEADYNDKCMYSTHIGDSRDCMDTLQVMKSELCYECIDCQNCYGLRFGQDCMNCSDSWFLKNCIGCSDCFGCVNLRNKKYCIYNQQYSREEYLQKLAGFDLQNLASLQKIGEDFSKYAVQFPCKNYHGTQNEGSEGDYLYNTQNCRDCFDVYNAQDCRFVTESRNVKKVYDMTVFGSQKGVEFCYECHEIGESVRNIYFSDQVWEGCYDIYYSKLCMQNSHNLFGCVGLRKATYCILNKQYSKEEYEALMPRIVEHMKKTGEWGEFFPASMSPFAYNETLAQQYYPLSKEEAENSGYDWKEEVKNPVVEGIPICKDCGKNFKIVTQEQEFYKKMKLPEPTTCSECRHKNRFSKRNPRKLWERNCEECQLTVQSSYAPERPEKVYCEACYLKLVY from the coding sequence ATGGAAACTCTCCAAAAAACCTGTACGCACTGCCAAAAGAACTTCGATCTGGATGAAAAGGATCAGGCCTTCTACAGAGAAATGGGTGTGCCCCACCCCACGCAGTGTCCGAACTGCCGTGAACAACGCCGCTTGGCCTGGCGCAATGAACGCACTCTATATTTGAGGAAATGTGACCTCACGGGTGAGCCCACTTTGTCGGTTTTTTCTGAAGATAAGCCTTACAAGGTCTACAAAAACGAGCACTGGTATTCGGACAAATGGAACGCCATGAACTACGGGCAGGATTTTGACTTCACTCGGCCTTTCTTTGAACAATTTAATGAACTGCTACGGAAAGTTCCGCAACTGGCGCTTTCATCCACCGGAAACCAGAACTCCGACTACATCAACCAAGCGGGCTGGTGCAAAGATTGCTATTTGATTTTTGAGGCTGATTACAATGATAAATGCATGTATTCCACGCATATTGGAGACTCGCGGGACTGCATGGATACCTTGCAAGTGATGAAGTCCGAACTTTGTTATGAATGCATCGATTGCCAGAATTGTTATGGTTTGCGTTTTGGGCAAGACTGTATGAACTGCTCCGATTCTTGGTTCCTTAAAAATTGTATTGGCTGCAGCGATTGTTTTGGCTGCGTGAATTTGAGAAATAAAAAATATTGCATCTACAATCAACAATATTCACGCGAGGAATACTTGCAGAAATTGGCCGGATTTGACCTGCAAAACTTGGCTAGCTTACAAAAAATAGGGGAGGACTTCTCAAAATATGCCGTCCAGTTCCCTTGCAAAAATTACCATGGCACCCAGAATGAAGGGTCGGAGGGTGACTACCTCTATAATACTCAAAATTGCCGCGATTGTTTCGATGTCTACAATGCGCAAGATTGTCGTTTTGTGACGGAGTCGCGCAATGTGAAAAAGGTCTATGATATGACCGTTTTCGGTTCGCAAAAGGGTGTTGAGTTTTGTTATGAATGTCATGAAATTGGCGAGAGTGTTCGTAACATTTATTTTTCTGACCAGGTTTGGGAAGGCTGTTACGACATTTATTACAGCAAACTCTGCATGCAAAATTCTCATAATTTGTTTGGCTGCGTGGGGCTGCGTAAGGCCACCTACTGCATTTTGAATAAACAGTATTCGAAAGAAGAGTATGAAGCGCTGATGCCACGCATCGTTGAACACATGAAAAAGACTGGCGAGTGGGGCGAGTTTTTTCCGGCGAGTATGAGTCCATTTGCTTACAATGAAACCTTGGCGCAACAGTACTACCCCCTCAGTAAAGAAGAGGCCGAGAACTCTGGCTATGACTGGAAAGAAGAGGTCAAAAACCCTGTGGTGGAGGGGATCCCAATCTGTAAAGACTGTGGAAAAAACTTCAAAATCGTGACCCAAGAACAAGAGTTTTACAAAAAAATGAAGTTGCCTGAGCCCACGACTTGTTCCGAGTGCCGCCATAAAAACCGCTTCTCAAAGCGGAACCCACGAAAACTGTGGGAACGGAACTGTGAAGAGTGTCAGCTTACCGTTCAAAGTTCCTACGCCCCCGAACGCCCGGAAAAGGTGTATTGCGAAGCGTGTTATTTAAAACTCGTCTATTAA
- a CDS encoding type IV secretion system DNA-binding domain-containing protein translates to MDFLQVVLEQGTPDNPKKEHVFLQFLENLHNSIHHNHLSLELFGYNQYTYFFISCDPAITKLIEGLIYSTFPNCEIKPVKDYTTFYDPKKQFLVGTRAGFELSDIYPIKTYDEFEGDSLSGLFSVVSKIGREDQAWVQILMNPRHEDWKYHFGRRWKMRLNNIARKFRLKNYVRLKDKQAFYHEENEAFIHKSEHHPFEVEVRFGSVAGSADEAKNNLLALVKSFFQFNKTDYNGFKLEKLKTGDAFLRDYRHRHIKAPMMVSAHELATLYHFPNSDHVPHVVHILAKKHEPPKNLPTDRAQDISFFGTTNYHNTYQEFGIKREDRRRHLYAVGKSGTGKSKMLELLIKSDILAGKGVGVLDPHGDLVDNILRFVPEHRMKDVIYFDPGDTEFPIAFNPLEKVDEKFKMQITIGFIDIFKKLFGSNWSNRLEHVLRYTTLALLDSPNTTVLSIMKMLSDKNYRQKIIARIEDSVVKNFWVNEFAGWSEKFDAEAITPLLNKVGQLVSTNMIRNIIGQPKNTFQIRDVMDNEKILLMKVSKGLLGQENSALLGSMIITKIYQAAMARADMREEDRKDFYFYVDEFQNFATDTFAEILSEARKYRLCLTIAHQYVGQLDEVVRKTVFGNVGSMISFRVGAEDASILAEEYTPIFGVRDIINLGVREFYLKMSIDGELTEAFSGKTLGIDYSKIDYSRDIINLSRAAYCQPREAVETMLQKWDEGTTDEPLAVSASTVIQETEDFEMPLI, encoded by the coding sequence ATGGACTTTCTTCAGGTCGTTCTCGAGCAAGGTACACCAGACAATCCAAAAAAAGAGCATGTGTTTCTCCAGTTTTTGGAGAACTTGCACAACAGTATCCATCATAATCATTTGTCGCTGGAGCTTTTTGGGTACAACCAGTACACCTACTTTTTCATCAGTTGTGATCCGGCCATCACCAAGCTCATTGAGGGCTTGATTTATTCGACCTTCCCCAACTGTGAGATTAAGCCGGTGAAGGACTATACGACCTTTTATGATCCCAAAAAGCAGTTTTTGGTGGGGACGCGAGCGGGTTTTGAGCTCAGCGATATTTACCCCATCAAGACCTACGATGAATTTGAAGGAGATTCGCTCAGCGGACTCTTTTCCGTGGTTTCAAAAATCGGACGAGAAGATCAAGCCTGGGTTCAAATTTTGATGAATCCGCGACATGAGGACTGGAAATACCATTTTGGACGACGATGGAAAATGCGTCTGAATAATATTGCACGAAAATTCCGTCTTAAAAACTATGTGCGCCTCAAGGATAAGCAGGCTTTTTATCATGAGGAAAATGAGGCCTTCATCCACAAAAGTGAACACCATCCCTTTGAAGTGGAAGTGCGATTTGGGTCAGTGGCGGGAAGCGCGGATGAAGCAAAGAATAATCTGCTCGCATTGGTGAAGTCGTTCTTCCAATTCAATAAAACCGACTACAACGGATTTAAACTGGAAAAACTTAAAACCGGGGATGCCTTTTTGCGAGATTATCGACATCGACACATCAAGGCTCCCATGATGGTGAGCGCCCATGAGCTGGCTACGCTGTACCACTTCCCCAACTCCGACCATGTGCCGCATGTGGTGCATATTTTGGCTAAGAAACACGAGCCCCCAAAAAATCTACCAACGGACCGCGCTCAAGATATTTCTTTCTTCGGGACCACCAATTATCACAATACTTATCAAGAATTTGGGATCAAACGGGAAGACCGCCGTCGACATTTGTACGCGGTTGGGAAGAGTGGTACCGGTAAATCAAAGATGCTGGAGCTTTTGATTAAAAGTGACATTTTGGCCGGGAAAGGAGTGGGCGTGCTCGATCCACACGGAGACCTTGTGGACAATATTTTGCGCTTTGTGCCGGAACACCGCATGAAGGATGTGATCTACTTCGATCCCGGTGACACGGAGTTCCCCATCGCCTTCAATCCGCTCGAAAAAGTGGATGAAAAATTTAAGATGCAAATCACGATTGGATTTATTGATATTTTTAAGAAACTCTTCGGTTCCAACTGGTCCAACCGTTTGGAGCATGTGCTGCGCTACACCACACTGGCTCTGCTGGACTCGCCGAACACCACGGTGCTTTCGATCATGAAGATGCTTTCCGATAAAAACTACCGTCAGAAAATTATTGCGCGCATTGAAGACTCGGTGGTGAAGAATTTTTGGGTGAATGAATTTGCCGGATGGAGTGAAAAATTCGATGCGGAGGCCATCACGCCGTTGCTCAATAAAGTGGGTCAGCTGGTGTCCACCAATATGATTCGAAACATCATCGGACAGCCCAAAAACACCTTCCAAATTCGGGATGTGATGGACAATGAAAAAATCCTGCTCATGAAGGTTTCCAAGGGGCTTTTGGGACAAGAAAACTCCGCTCTGCTTGGGTCCATGATCATCACTAAGATTTATCAAGCGGCCATGGCCCGCGCCGATATGCGGGAGGAAGATCGAAAAGATTTCTACTTCTATGTGGATGAGTTCCAAAACTTTGCCACCGATACTTTTGCGGAAATTCTATCAGAAGCCCGTAAGTACCGCCTCTGTTTGACCATCGCCCATCAGTATGTGGGTCAGCTGGATGAGGTGGTACGAAAAACGGTGTTTGGTAATGTGGGGTCCATGATCAGTTTCCGTGTGGGTGCTGAAGATGCTTCCATTTTGGCGGAAGAATACACGCCTATTTTCGGAGTGCGAGACATCATCAACTTGGGGGTTCGTGAATTCTATTTGAAGATGTCGATTGACGGAGAGCTTACGGAAGCTTTTTCCGGAAAAACGCTTGGAATCGACTACAGCAAAATAGATTACAGCCGAGATATCATCAATCTTTCCCGTGCCGCCTACTGCCAGCCGAGAGAGGCTGTAGAAACCATGCTACAAAAATGGGACGAAGGCACCACTGATGAACCGCTCGCCGTGAGCGCCAGCACCGTCATTCAAGAAACAGAGGATTTTGAAATGCCTTTGATCTAG
- a CDS encoding DUF1297 domain-containing protein has product MKNLAKILKGYNLNQITIGVLGGHSALEVCEGAKKLGFQTLVVAQKGREKTYEKYYRTREGGKGCVDHLITLDKFADIVKPEVQEELRSLNTIFIHNRYFWVYCDWNAIENDFIVPIYGTRHLVRLEERDQPNNQYFLLEKAGIRIPKIIRTGDSTVTGEALDKVLDDHFVINKGGPVIVKVNEAIRSYERAFFVAVSAGDFHNKSKEMIVSGKITQEGLDKAVIEEFIIGAQVNLNFFYSPRTGELELMGTDMRRQTSLDGFLRLNADVQNQLLSSHYQPSMVETGHVSVTMKESLLEKAFDIGEKFVKATQEHAKPGIIGPFALQGAVAAENGREEFVIFDVSMRIPGSPGTRFTPYTSYLWGRPMSYGERIAMEIKEALAAGELDKILTGGSSN; this is encoded by the coding sequence ATGAAGAACCTCGCTAAAATCCTCAAAGGCTACAATCTCAATCAAATCACCATCGGTGTGCTCGGTGGCCATAGCGCGCTAGAAGTTTGTGAAGGAGCGAAAAAACTAGGGTTCCAAACCCTCGTAGTCGCCCAAAAAGGCCGTGAGAAGACCTACGAAAAATATTATCGCACGCGCGAGGGGGGCAAAGGCTGCGTGGATCACCTCATCACACTCGACAAATTCGCCGACATCGTGAAGCCCGAGGTGCAAGAAGAACTGCGCTCCCTCAATACCATTTTCATCCACAATCGATACTTTTGGGTCTACTGCGACTGGAACGCTATAGAAAACGACTTCATCGTACCGATTTATGGGACTCGCCACCTCGTACGACTCGAGGAAAGAGACCAACCCAACAATCAATATTTCTTGCTCGAGAAAGCGGGGATAAGAATTCCGAAGATCATTCGTACGGGGGATTCAACCGTAACCGGGGAAGCACTGGATAAAGTTTTAGATGACCATTTCGTCATAAATAAAGGAGGTCCAGTCATCGTGAAAGTGAACGAAGCCATTCGTAGTTATGAAAGAGCTTTCTTCGTGGCCGTGAGTGCTGGTGACTTTCACAATAAATCTAAGGAGATGATCGTGAGTGGCAAAATCACTCAAGAAGGACTCGATAAAGCGGTGATCGAAGAGTTCATTATTGGGGCGCAAGTGAACCTTAATTTCTTCTATTCCCCACGCACAGGCGAACTTGAACTCATGGGAACGGATATGCGTCGCCAGACCAGTCTGGATGGATTCCTGCGCCTCAATGCCGATGTCCAAAATCAACTGCTCAGCTCGCACTACCAACCCAGCATGGTGGAAACCGGACATGTTTCCGTGACGATGAAGGAATCTCTGCTCGAAAAAGCTTTCGATATTGGTGAAAAATTCGTTAAAGCCACACAGGAACATGCCAAACCCGGCATCATCGGACCCTTCGCACTGCAAGGAGCAGTCGCAGCGGAAAATGGGCGGGAAGAATTTGTGATTTTTGATGTTTCTATGCGCATTCCCGGTTCCCCAGGCACGCGTTTCACTCCCTACACAAGCTACTTGTGGGGTCGCCCCATGAGCTACGGAGAACGCATCGCGATGGAAATCAAAGAAGCCCTCGCGGCTGGAGAACTGGACAAAATTCTGACCTGAGGAAGTTCAAACTAG
- a CDS encoding formate--phosphoribosylaminoimidazolecarboxamide ligase: MTASISDYAIATLGSHTALQILKGAKDEGFKTIAIVTPQTRRVFESFPVADELIEIPSFDQYFTIEDQLIQKNAIVIPHGSFVSYVGPEKIIQNMKALYYGSKGILQWESDRSMERDWLKKAGVNVPKVFKTPEEIDRPVIIKFHGAKGGFGYFIANSAAEFYERIKEFPGEHDYAIQEYVVGVPMYVHYFYSALNNELEIMSFDKRYESNADSIGRIAAKDQLIANIRTSYTITGNIPIVVRESMLPMFFELGESVVKASRGLENVPKGLYGPFCLEGIIDPNLNFRVFEISARIVAGTNPYIEGSPYTALRYKEPMSTGRRLAREIKQAIESGRVDEILG, translated from the coding sequence ATGACAGCCTCTATTTCAGATTACGCAATCGCCACCCTGGGGAGCCACACCGCTCTTCAGATACTCAAGGGTGCGAAAGATGAAGGGTTCAAGACCATCGCCATTGTCACGCCGCAAACTCGGCGAGTTTTTGAAAGTTTTCCGGTGGCGGATGAGCTCATTGAGATCCCAAGTTTTGATCAGTACTTCACTATCGAAGATCAACTCATACAAAAAAACGCCATTGTGATTCCACACGGCTCTTTTGTGAGTTATGTGGGTCCCGAAAAAATTATTCAAAACATGAAAGCCTTGTACTACGGCTCTAAAGGAATTCTTCAGTGGGAATCCGACCGCAGCATGGAACGGGACTGGCTTAAAAAGGCAGGGGTGAATGTCCCCAAGGTCTTCAAAACTCCAGAGGAGATAGACCGCCCCGTCATTATCAAGTTTCACGGAGCCAAAGGAGGATTTGGATATTTCATCGCCAACTCTGCTGCTGAGTTTTACGAACGCATCAAAGAATTTCCCGGCGAGCACGACTACGCCATTCAAGAATATGTGGTGGGAGTTCCCATGTATGTGCATTATTTTTATTCCGCACTGAACAACGAACTAGAAATCATGAGTTTCGATAAACGCTACGAGTCCAACGCCGACTCCATCGGACGCATCGCAGCCAAAGATCAGCTCATCGCCAATATTCGCACCAGTTACACCATCACGGGGAATATTCCCATTGTGGTTCGTGAATCCATGCTTCCCATGTTTTTTGAATTGGGGGAAAGCGTGGTAAAGGCTTCTCGTGGCCTCGAAAATGTGCCCAAAGGACTTTACGGCCCCTTCTGTTTGGAAGGCATCATCGACCCCAATTTGAACTTCCGTGTTTTCGAAATTTCCGCCCGAATCGTGGCCGGAACCAATCCTTATATTGAAGGTTCCCCCTACACCGCACTCCGCTACAAAGAACCCATGTCCACCGGCCGCCGCCTGGCTCGTGAAATCAAACAAGCCATCGAAAGTGGACGCGTGGACGAGATTTTGGGATAA
- a CDS encoding undecaprenyl-diphosphate phosphatase has translation MNIFQAILLGLIQGITEFLPISSSGHLIITETLLGLHVDSLKDFDIALHGATLLAILIYFRRDLLNTKWWPWLILASVPAALVGFFLEDVIDQVFRSATSVAIMMILVGALFFIPEPKKSQKLTWWRALLMGLGQAVAIIPGVSRSGATIFTGMQLGLSREEAARFSFLLGSIAIAGAGLLKTLDTESISLPLPILAAGFIAAFASSFFAASFLMAFLKKHSFRIFGAYRIVLGILILSSIWILG, from the coding sequence GTGAATATTTTCCAAGCCATCCTCCTCGGCCTCATTCAAGGAATCACCGAATTTCTGCCCATTTCTTCGTCCGGGCATTTGATCATTACCGAAACTCTATTGGGGCTTCATGTGGACAGTCTTAAGGATTTTGATATTGCGCTGCACGGCGCCACCTTACTCGCCATTTTGATTTATTTCCGCCGTGATCTGCTCAACACAAAGTGGTGGCCTTGGCTCATTTTAGCCTCCGTTCCCGCCGCTCTCGTGGGCTTTTTCCTGGAAGATGTCATCGATCAAGTATTCCGCAGCGCCACTTCCGTGGCCATCATGATGATACTGGTGGGGGCCTTATTTTTCATTCCGGAGCCCAAAAAGAGTCAAAAACTCACCTGGTGGCGGGCCTTGCTCATGGGTCTGGGTCAGGCGGTGGCCATTATCCCCGGCGTGTCCCGCAGCGGCGCGACCATTTTCACGGGAATGCAATTGGGTCTCAGCCGCGAAGAAGCCGCTCGATTCTCCTTTTTACTCGGCTCCATCGCCATCGCGGGTGCGGGTCTTCTCAAAACTCTGGACACCGAAAGCATTTCCCTCCCTCTCCCCATCCTTGCCGCAGGTTTCATCGCCGCCTTCGCCTCAAGTTTTTTCGCCGCCTCCTTCCTCATGGCTTTCCTCAAAAAACACTCCTTCCGCATCTTCGGCGCCTACCGCATAGTCCTCGGCATCCTCATCCTCAGCTCCATCTGGATTTTAGGCTAA